The sequence TCTTTGTTATTTCACTTCAATCCATAATCTGCTTTAGTGTTATGAAGCTACCTCAGAAAGATTTATACATTTGGTATCAATTTATTAATGGAAATAAGCTTTATTCAGATGATTCTCTGAGATACAAGATTTAGTAAAATGGTCTGTACAAATACTTCCATTAATTGTCACTTCTCAATATTGGTGTTGTCAAATACAAGCCTATATACATGCTACTCAATTGCTCTACtatgtctagttaattctctaagACTGCTGGTTTGAAGCAAAGTGTATTAATTTTAGATGAATTGATTTTTCACTCATAATTCAATGTCCTGTTTTTTCATATGCATGCTCCAATCCTTTGGACTCCCCATAACTGGTATAAATATGCAGCATTGTATGATTCGGTTTTTCATCCGACACACATTCTCTACTATCTGTTTCATTTACTTGTATCTTCTTTTGACCTGGTTCCTTAGAAAGCTTTTGAGTCAGTCTAGTATAATGGGTCAGTTTAGTAAATTGGCAATGCCTACTGATCAAGTGAGAGTACTTGATTTAGATGAAGATGTTGAGGAGTTCCCCTTTAGGTTTGCTGCCCTCCTATGTGATGACAGTAAGAACTACCATAAGACTTCAGTCAAACACCAACTCAATAAGGCATGGCTGTCAATTCTCCATATTTTAAGCTAGCTAAGCCTTTTATTAGAGGTAATGGGATTCAAAATTTGTTTGTGGTGATGTTTAAGAAGAATCAGGATAAGGAAATAGCATATGCTGCAAGGCCTACTTTGCTATTTGGTCAACTTTTCGCAGTCCAGCAACTTAGTCATGTGGAATCCATCTTTGATTTGGTATGGGAAATCACTTTGATGCCTGTGCAGATCAACATTCACTTAGACCTAGTTAATAAAGGTTTGGTTAGGGAAGTTTTTGACCAGATAGGAAACTTTATCACAACTGACTCTCCTGCAGGAAGTTTGCATGATGCAAAACTCATGGTGCCTTTTAGAATCCCTCTCACTAGGAAGGTTGTTTTCAACACAAACAAAAGAACATATATTATGTACGCCTTCTATCCAAAATTGCCATTTAGGGCATGTAAGAGATGTTTTGTGTTGTATCACAATGAAGATCAATGCAGGAAAATCCAAATGAGGATTCTTGTGAGGGCTCTTCCATCTCCAATTAGGCGTGATTTACATGTTGATGTTACCAAGAGGCAATCAATCTCAGAAGTTGGGGAGAGCTCTAATTCAGGTTGTCGTAAAGCTGCTTCGTCTCCGGATTTTCTTGGAGCTCCTATTGACCATTCGAAGCCCTCAGCTTTCTCAGTCAGTCTTCAGCCATCTGCACCTATCAAGAATTCTGGTTCCACTCTCTTTGCCCCTGTTGTTTCGTCATCAACAACTAGGTTTGCTCCACTCATTATTAGGGAACCATCTAGCAGTAGTGCTCCTAATGCTAATGGGAATCTTGGTATGAACTTTGCTGGTTTCTCACAGTCATATGAAAACATTACTTTTGGAACTGATGGACTGATGCATGATAGGAAGGAAAAAATATCTCGAACTTATTTCGAATCTTTTGCTCAGGGTAATAGCTCGGGATCATCGTCTTTTACTATGATCCCCACTCCCCGTTGGCCTCCTGTCGCTTCATTACCCCCTTTTAGCCCGCCTGCTGAAATTGCTTTTAGTTCAGATGGCTCTTCTTTTTCAGCTAGCCATGGTAATGTAGATGCAAATGTGTTTTGGTCCACCACAACTTCAGCTTTTACTCAGACTATCTTCACAGCACCGGGTTATATCTATAGTGCCGCTTCAGAGATGAATTGTAACTCTGCAATGATGATGCCCTCAAACTCGGAATTGTATTTCTCGTCTCTTGCGGAAAAAAAGGAGGAACCTTTGGAAAATCTGATTCTCGAACCAATGCTTCTATCAATGCTTCCTTCGGAGCCGGATATTACAGATGAAGAATTTGAGAAGGAAGTCGATCTCATGATGATGGACTCTGACCCTATGGAAGCAGAGCCTTTGGATGCTCATGACCTAGTAAGTTCCTTATCTAATATCTGAAAAATTTCCCTTATTCCTTTTTGAATTTCTCGCACCTTTAGTGTTGTGTGTGTTAATCGATTTATTTAGATAGTTGTGGATTATCTTTTTTGTCATCATGAAGTTTATTTCTTGGAATATGAATAGATGCTGTTCGGATAAAAAATGGTTGCATCTTAGGAAtttatatagaaaacatagaccTGCAGTTGTCTGTCTTATTGAAACTATGGTAGATAGTGAAGTTGTTAGCAAATATACTCATTTTTTGGCTTTTGATACTTGGTATGTTGTTCCTGTTGTGGGTAAATAGGGAGGTTTGGCACTAGGCTACTTTAAAAACTCAAGTATTGAAGTATTAGGGAGTGCTCATAATATGGTATATTTGGTTTGCGACATCACACCTGTCACTAAAAATTGTCTTGTTACTTTCATCTATGGTTCTTTAAACTCTTTAGGCATTAGAAATCAATggaattatctgaaacaattaacTGAATCATACAATAGACCATGGCTTTTACTTggtgattttaattttattctgAATATCTCTGAGAAACAAGGTGGTATTCTGGAAAATTCTTTGGCATCGGATTTTGTTAGAAATGCTCTATTACTGTTAAATATGCATGATGTTTTCTCTTTTGGCAATCCGTATACTTGGTGTAACAGAAGATTCAAGAATCCTTATGAGTTAATTTTCGAAAAGCTTGATAGGGGTTTTATTAAGCATAAATGGGTATCGCTTCTTCCTCAAACTAGGGTTACAAATCTGGGTAGATTATTCTCTGATCATTGCCCTATCCTTCTGCAATGTCTTCATGAAGTAACCAGTCTAGGAATTCCTTTTAAATATTTCAAATGCTGGCATTCTAGTCCAGATTTTAAAAACGTTCTTTTACATTCTTGGGAAAAGGATTGTAAAGGCTCTCCTAGCTATGTTATTGCTGGAAAGCTTAAAAACCTTAAGCATGATCTTAGTAGGAGGAATACAAATTCTTTTGGGCATATTAAAACAACCATTGGTAAGCTAAATTCTGAAATTGGATAGCTACAAAATATGACTTACACTCCCTCACTTGGTAGTTATATTCTCAATTACTCTAAGCAATTAGATTATTGGTATGATATAGAAAACTCTTTCTGTAAACAAAAATTGAAGATAGAATACTTCACTCAGTACGACAAGAATAAAAATTTCTTTCATAATTCTGTTAAGTTGAGAAACATATACAACACGATAGATACTTTAAAGGATAATCAGGGAAATTGGTTGGAAAATATGGATCAAGTTATGTCACTCCTTATTGACCACTTTAAaaggattttttcttcttcgatgCCATGTACTTCTGATATTGATGATGTACTTAGGGATATTAAGCCTATTATTACAGATGATCTTAATAGTGGTCTTGTTGCAATCCCTACTGTTGAAGAGATCTTTTCAACAGTGAAGAGTATGGCACCATGGAAATCcccaggaccagatggttttccGGGGGGATTCTTCAGAGATAATCGGGAACAAGTTTCAACTGAAGTTATAAATCATGTTCAAGGTTTTTTTCTCAACAAATTTATTTTTAAACAACTTAATCACTCCTTCATTGTGTTGATTCCAAAGGTTAGTAACCCCTCTACTCCAAATGATTTTCGTCCTACAAGTCTGTCTAATACAGTTTACAAAATTATATCAAAAATCTTAACAAATCATTTAAAACCTATTCTGGACCCCTTAATATCTCTGTATCAGTCTTCTTTTATAACTAATCGCCAAATTCATGATAACATCTTTATTAGTCATGAAATATTGCATTCTTTTAAAACTAgaaagaggaaaataataaagatgggTATATGGCCAttaagttagacttatcgaaagcTTTCAATCGACTTGAATGGACATTCATAATTTCAGTTTTTAAGAAGCTTGTTTTTTCTGAGGATTGGTGTAAGCTGATACACCAATGCATCAGTACTGTCTCTTACTCTATACTAGTGAATGGTTCTCCAGGAGAAATGTTTTTTCCTACTAGGGGTATTAGGAAGGGAGATTGTTTATCTCCATATATTTTTATCATTTGCATGGAAGTTTTGTCACAACTCTTGATTAAAGGAGAAAATGAGAATGTTATTCAGGGTTTTAAATTGAGAAACAATAGTCCTCCTATTTCCCACTTATTTTTTGCAAATGATTGCATGCTTTTTCAAAGGCTTCACTTACTTATGCTAGGAACTTAATGAAGATCATTAACAAGTTTGCTAAAGCTTCTGGTCAAGCTATTAATCTTGAAAAATCTGGCTTCTTTACTAGTAAAAAAATGCATCATAAACACATTAAGATGCTTTCTAAAACTTTAGGAATTAAATTCCTTAGTAGTACTGAAAAATACCTTGGTACTCCTCTGTTTGTTGATAGGGATAAAACTAAAACTTTCCATTTTCTTATTGAAAAGTTTTACAGTAGACTCAGTAATACGAAGAAAACTAATCTTAATGGGGTAGGTAGGACTGTTGTGACTAAACATGTATTATCTAGCCTGTCTGTTTATCATATGTCATGTTTTCcttttcctaaaaaaaattacttcaaaaattGACTCTATACAAAGAAATTTTTGGTGGTCGAAGAAAAATTCTAGAAAAGGGGCTTATTTTCACTTATGGGGGATATTGGAAAATCCAAATTAAATGGAGGACTTGGTATTAGGAATTATTATTCCACGAAAAGAGTACTTATTGCGAAGCTGGGGTGGAGAATCTGTGAAATCCCTACTCATCTAGTTGCAATCTTTCTTAAGGACAAGTACTTCCCAAACCAGAATTTACTAGAAATAGATAAAGCTGCAGAAACCTCTTCTTGTatctggaaaggaattgtaaACAGTTTGGCATTCCTTAATGCAAATATTGCTTATAAGATTAATCATGGTAAGTCTACAGTGATTTGGAATAATAATTGGCTGCCTGGTAGTTCTTCTCCTCCTACTCCAATTACATGGTAATTATAATCTGGTTAGTGATCTTTTTAATACTCATGATAACAGTTGGAATCTAGGCCTTCTTTACTCTCTGTTTTCTCAAGATGATGCAGTTAGGATCAGGTCTCTTAGGATAAAtgttaaaaaaaatgatgaaattatGTGGGCACATACAAAGAATGGTAAGTATACAGTAAAATCTGCTTATAATGCTTATATGAATGAACTTGTCACTCCTAAAGATGCTTCTTTCTGGAAAAGGGTGTGGTCTTTAGATTGTCTACCAAAAATAAAGTTTTTCATATGGAAGATTTTTGCACATATGTTACCTGTCAATTCTTTTCTCAAGTTCTACAATCCTGCTATTGATGATTGTTGTCCTTTGTGTGCTAATGAAGTTGAAACTGTGATGCATATTTTTGTTCAAAGTACGATTGGTTCTCATATATGGTTTTCTCTATCATTACATCATCTAATTAGTAGTGATTATAATTGGATATATGA is a genomic window of Papaver somniferum cultivar HN1 unplaced genomic scaffold, ASM357369v1 unplaced-scaffold_137, whole genome shotgun sequence containing:
- the LOC113334940 gene encoding uncharacterized protein LOC113334940, translating into MVDSEVVSKYTHFLAFDTWYVVPVVGIRNQWNYLKQLTESYNRPWLLLGDFNFILNISEKQGGILENSLASDFVRNALLLLNMHDVFSFGNPYTWCNRRFKNPYELIFEKLDRGFIKHKWVSLLPQTRVTNLGRLFSDHCPILLQCLHEVTSLGIPFKYFKCWHSSPDFKNVLLHSWEKDCKGSPSYVIAGKLKNLKHDLSRRNTNSFGHIKTTIGKLNSEIG